The Helianthus annuus cultivar XRQ/B chromosome 15, HanXRQr2.0-SUNRISE, whole genome shotgun sequence genomic sequence tttcatgtctttcgtacgttttgtataTACGACAAGACTATTTATATTTGATGTTTTGCCAAAGATATAATtctaaaatttgtttatttttcgtAGGAAATATCACAAATAAAAAAGTTGAAATGGCAGAATGCTTCCCTCCCCTAAGGCAATAAAAAAGAACACGTTTCTCTTACCCAAAGTTTCCCTCTCAAAGATTGTAAGCACCTcattttcaaattcaaatttgaAAGTTTCCACACACGTCACCGTCTTGATTCAAAATAAATACGATATTCATCAATACCAATCGATGGAAATAAAATAGACAGTGCGATCGTAGAAGGTAATTGTAAAATTAAGttctaaaattttaaattttcagatatattttttacatatttttaaaaacttttgATTTTTAGAAGTTACAATAAAGTATTACGTTTAAAATATTTTTAGTATGTAGTTTTTTTCCTCTTAAATTCTTAAGCACAAAACACTCATATTCTTAGGGGAGTGTGGATGGTTAcaagtgatagaattccatcattCACAAACATCCAATTATGTTCCGTCATGTCAGCAaccactattctatcactcacaaacATTTTTTAGTGTcggtggtcatcactagtgatggaattccatcactcacaaccatttttttgtttttataaagtttataaaaaaagTCTTACAAGTTTATAAAAGAAACAATTTTTTTATGACAAGGACCAAACCTGCCATTTTTAAAAGTTGAAATTAAAAGGAATAAGATTTaaataagttttgtaaataattataaaccatagggactgaaTGTGTTAAGGGAATCAAACTTTTAAAAAACATCATCTGCATCTTCTTCGACTTGCAGACCAGTTTTCCGGTGAAACATCAGCTTCATCAGATCTGAACGTACAAGTATTAATAGATAAGGTATAAGTCATACACATACAATTGAACTTTTACAACGCGTGAAGAATTCAACGCGTTATTAATTTCACGAGTGATGAACTTGGGTGGCGGCGGTGTGCTAAACCTGGCCACGCGTGATGGAGTGTCCATCACATACCACCCCCACTGACCTTACACTTACGTGGCACAAGCTAACACAAGATATTTATATCCTCAAACTACGGTAGCGTGAGCAAACACAAGATACCCATACTCAAACGCAAGCCAAACACATGTAATCTTTTCAATGTACATAATActtttctataaaaataaaacttaaaagtaACCTCGATTTCACAAAACTAGTTGCTCAAATACTGAATTCATGATTAAAATAACAAATAAGAAACACTTAAATACATTATCACTCTCATCAAATAACAAAGATTCCCCCGGCCAATGATCTCTAGCTCAAGTAGTAAAAGAACATGAGTTTTTATGTGAAGACTCAAATTCGATTCTCATTTGATGTAAAAGAGGAGTAAGGTACCTGTggacaatgataggagacccaggaaGATCTGGgttcgatctttgagtaaaacgagttttaccggtaatttcaccgtcgtacCTACGAGTGGGTGGGTTAGTGGGTTTTCCTCGAAAGTGGTGGTGAACGACTtaggttactctcggagtacccCGTTTGTCCAGTGGTTACTCAAGAGTACTCAGGATTGATTTGTTAGTCGTTAAATAAAACGAAGATTCCACCGTAAGCTTTAGCATCAAAATAACAAAACCAGAAAACTAAACAAAAACCGGAACAAAGATTCCCCCGCAAGCTTTACCCCAAATTCAAATCACCCGCTCCCTTATTCACTCCCTCCCTCTATAAAacccatcatcttcttcttcatccacACCAACCCTAATCTTAATATCTACAAACACTTCCATTCCAACAATGCCTTCAATCCCAGAAGACCCAATCCTAACCCCAAACCCCGACAGATTCTGCATGTTCCCAATCCAATACCCACAAATCTGGGAAATGTACAAAAAGGCCGAAGCCTCATTCTGGACCGCAGAAGAAGTCGACTTATCACAAGACCAACAACACTGGGACTCCTTAACCGACAACGAACGTCACTTCATTACTCACGTACTCGCCTTCTTCGCTGCATCAGACGGCATTGTATTGGAAAACCTCGCTGGCCGCTTCATGAAAGAAGTACAGATCTCCGAGGCGCGTGCCTTTTACGGCTTTCAAATCGCGATTGAGAATATCCACTCTGAAATGTACAGTTTGCTGTTGGAATCGTACATCAAAGATTCTGTTGAAAAAAACCGTTTGTTCCGTGCTATTGAGACAATACCATGTGTACAGAAAAAGGCGAATTGGGCGATGAAGTGGATCGACGGTTCAGAATCGTTTGCAGAGAGAATAATTGCCTTTGCCTGTGTTGAAGGAATATTCTTTTCTGGTAGCTTTTGTGCTATTTTCTGGTTGAAGAAGCGTGGGTTGATGCCGGGTTTAACGTTCTCGAACGAGTTGATATCGCGAGACGAGGGTTTGCATTGCGATTTCGCTTGCTTGCTGTATAAGTTGTTGAATACAAAGTTGAGTGAGGAGCGGGTGAAAGGGATTGTGGCGGATGCGGTGGAGATTGAGAGGGAGTTTGTTTGTGATGCCTTACCCTGTGGGTTGGTTGGGATGAATGGTGGGTTGATGAGTCAGTATATTGAGTTTGTTGCGGATAGGTTGCTGGGGTCGTTAGGATGTGAGAAATTGTATGGCGTGTCGAATCCGTTTGATTGGATGGAGTTGATTTCGTTGCAGGGGAAGACGAATTTTTTTGAGAAGAGGGTTGGGGAGTATCAGAAGGCCTCGGTTATGTCGAATTTGAATGGAAATGGGGATACTCATGTGTTCAAGATGGATGAAGATTTTTAATTTGGTTTATTAGGATTATGTCTTGTTATTATGCTTCTTTAGGATGATTAGTTGCTGCTAATGTTGTTATTTTATGATTGTGTTTGTTGAATATGTTCCTCTTTTAACAAAAGTTAATAAAAAGTTATGTCTTTAACAATCTTTATGCATTTTTAAAGATTTGCTGTAGGTTATTTATATAAAAAGGTAGGGTACCGGTTTGGTACTGGTATCCGGTATCAAATGCTCATCCCTGTTTCAGATTGTAAGAGAACAATTTTGCTGTAGGTTATTTTTTGGCTTAGTTTGTATTTCTTGTGATATGTGTTTATCTTTAGTATTGTTCAGTTGTATTGAAAGGGTGTTAAAATCGCCTACATTTTTTCGTCTTTGGGATATGATCCGGATCCACAAATTTTCTTTAGGGGGAAGGAACATGGGTCAGGCAAAGACTTGTTCATAAATCACAGTTTTAGCCACCAAACACAATCAAGCAAACAAATGGCCTTACAATTACAAACTAGAACACTGAAGTTTTACAAAACTAAATGGGTGAGAATAACGTATAATGTAGTAGGGAATGAGGCATTGGGGTCTGGCCGTACTGCAGCAGGATCGGTTTGGAAGTGGCGGTCTTTGGCAGAGCTGAAGAGTGCAGGCAATGATTGGAGCAACTTGTGCTTGCATTAGAAGCAAATTTCATTTTTGAATATCCTCTCCTATCAAATAAAATCTACCACTCCGGCCTCTACAGTCTACTCATTGTCTGCACTTTGCCACTCCGTCGACAACAACTAGACCGACCCTGCTGCCTGCTGCAGTATGGTCAAACAGTGAAaattgtaagttttttttttcatcagtTTAGTTTTGTAAAATTGCAATCTGCTGGTTTTGTAACTGTAAGGtcaatagtttgtttgattttgtttgttGGGCTAAAACGTTATTTATTTGCTATGATACGGATAATAGCCCTAAAACACAGACTAGACATGTTTGTGGGTTAACATGTTTAACCCAGTGGCGGACTTATAATACAATGAGGGGTATCACGGGCTACGGCTTAACCCGGTTTTCATAGTTTAatttttttcagttttatataAAAGATACCCTTAAACAAATATGGGGATACCCCTAAAAAATAGGATACTTTAATGTATTAAAATTCTAAATTTTTATAAGCACAAACCTTTTACAACACCAAACTTGTATAATAATTAAGCACAAATTAAGTATAATATAATTGAAAGACGCCCAATTGATAAACATAGCCCAAGCCCCAaaacaaatttcttttttttgttATTGTATGATTGCTCGATAATTTTTTTTTGGGATACCCCTAAATTAATGGGCTAGGTCCGCCACTGGTTTAACCCATATatgtttgtaattttttttttcaaaatatggTTAA encodes the following:
- the LOC110911212 gene encoding ribonucleoside-diphosphate reductase small chain; translation: MPSIPEDPILTPNPDRFCMFPIQYPQIWEMYKKAEASFWTAEEVDLSQDQQHWDSLTDNERHFITHVLAFFAASDGIVLENLAGRFMKEVQISEARAFYGFQIAIENIHSEMYSLLLESYIKDSVEKNRLFRAIETIPCVQKKANWAMKWIDGSESFAERIIAFACVEGIFFSGSFCAIFWLKKRGLMPGLTFSNELISRDEGLHCDFACLLYKLLNTKLSEERVKGIVADAVEIEREFVCDALPCGLVGMNGGLMSQYIEFVADRLLGSLGCEKLYGVSNPFDWMELISLQGKTNFFEKRVGEYQKASVMSNLNGNGDTHVFKMDEDF